One stretch of Microplitis mediator isolate UGA2020A chromosome 9, iyMicMedi2.1, whole genome shotgun sequence DNA includes these proteins:
- the LOC130674703 gene encoding uncharacterized protein LOC130674703, with product MDRCNKKNILKTFIIIITFLFIPAEVNCDIIPLINLSAGDVINRIDLKNDTCEVVGKLFDDNMMSKYVERNNTLHNSWRIDDGDSVFYYCISYSHRKASDFDPKIKVINERQKIIDRSYNLLGINGSYAVNQNYTCVRTKTCRVKGRETVTINLMNGHNVPKDVKQLANETGVFKMRREGKTHYVSSILKGYCLYQLLIFEVPESSTRPLDAGKDSPVYMSQVYVQNNNKTLETWISSYLNDAHQTLYNISPENKGTIFNQIHNETIIDLKLEPLPALPPQ from the exons aTGGATcgttgtaataaaaaaaatattttaaaaacattcattattattataacatttttattcattccTGCTGAAGTAAACTGCGATATTATTCCTTTAATCAATTTATCTGCTGGTGATGTTATTAATAGGATCGATTTGAAAAACGACACTTGCGAAGTCGTCGGTAAACTATTCGATGACAATATGATGTCAAAGTATGTTGAAAGAAATAATACGCTACATAATTCATGGAGGATAGATGACGGGGATagtgtattttattattgcatCTCATACTCTCACAGAAAAGCATCTGATTTCGACCCgaaaattaaagttattaatGAAAGACAGAAAATTATTGATCGAAGTTACAATTTACTGGGTATTAATGGAAGTTATGCtgttaatcaaaattataccTGCGTGAGAACTAAAACTTGTCGTGTCAAAGGTAGAGAAACGGTTACGATTAATTTGATGAACGGACATAATGTACCGAAAGATGTCAAGCAATTAGCTAATGAAACAGGAGTTTTCAAAATGAGAAGAGAGGGGAAAACGCACTACGTTTCGTCTATTCTGAAAGGTTACTGTTTATATCAG cTTCTGATTTTTGAAGTTCCTGAGTCATCGACCAGACCCCTCGATGCTGGCAAAGACAGTCCTGTTTACATGAGTCAAGTTTACGTACAGAATAACAACAAAACACTGGAAACCTGGATCAGCAGTTATTTGAACGACGCACATCAAACATTATACAATATAAGTCCCGAAAATAAAGGGACGATATTCAACCAAATCCATAATGAGACTATCATTGATCTTAAATTGGAACCACTTCCGGCATTGCCACCGCAATAa